One Burkholderia cepacia genomic window carries:
- a CDS encoding TonB-dependent receptor domain-containing protein, whose translation MIAAYTYLDTTVRADSNPAFVGKRVAAVPRHLASLWLNYDVARPGWRGLSVGGGVRYVGRSAGDNVNTFDVPAVVLFDLGLSYDLGVERSAWKGWRVAAHVNNLFDRTYVSSCFSAGGCFYGTRLSVTGDVSYRW comes from the coding sequence GTGATCGCGGCGTACACGTATCTCGACACGACCGTGCGCGCCGATTCGAATCCGGCTTTCGTCGGCAAGCGCGTGGCGGCGGTGCCGCGCCATCTCGCGTCGCTGTGGCTGAACTATGACGTCGCGCGCCCGGGCTGGCGCGGGCTGAGTGTCGGCGGCGGCGTGCGCTACGTCGGGCGCAGCGCGGGCGACAACGTCAATACGTTCGACGTGCCGGCCGTCGTGCTCTTCGATCTCGGGCTGTCGTACGACCTGGGTGTCGAGCGGTCGGCGTGGAAGGGGTGGCGCGTCGCGGCGCACGTGAACAACCTGTTCGACCGGACTTATGTGTCGTCGTGTTTTTCGGCGGGAGGGTGTTTCTATGGCACGCGGCTGAGCGTGACGGGCGACGTCAGCTACCGGTGGTGA
- the hpnH gene encoding adenosyl-hopene transferase HpnH yields MSIPLLQQVRVGAYITRQHLSGNKRYPLALMLEPLFRCNLACNGCGKIDYPDPILNQRLSVQECLEAVDECGAPIVSIAGGEPLLHKEMPEIVRGIMKRKKFVYLCTNALLMEKKMDDYQPSPYFVWSVHLDGDAQMHDHSVSQEGVYDKAVAAIKEAKRRGFRVNINCTLFNDAIPERVAKFFDTLKPIGVDGITVSPGYAYERAPDQQHFLNRDKTKNLFREILKRGEGGKRWSFSQSSLFLDFLAGNQTYKCTPWGNPARTVFGWQKPCYLVGEGYVKTFKELMEDTNWDNYGVGNYEKCADCMVHCGFEATAVMDTMAHPLKAFAVSRKGIKTDGPFAPDIPIDKQRPAEYVFSRHVEIKLEEIQRAGKGKLQKPAKPAAAA; encoded by the coding sequence TTGTCTATTCCGCTGCTCCAGCAAGTCCGCGTCGGCGCGTACATCACGCGCCAACACCTGTCCGGCAACAAACGCTATCCGCTCGCGCTGATGCTCGAGCCGCTGTTCCGCTGCAACCTCGCTTGCAACGGCTGCGGCAAGATCGATTACCCGGATCCCATCCTGAACCAGCGCCTGTCCGTCCAGGAATGCCTGGAAGCGGTCGACGAGTGCGGCGCACCGATCGTGTCGATCGCCGGCGGCGAGCCGCTGCTGCACAAGGAAATGCCGGAAATCGTCCGCGGCATCATGAAGCGCAAGAAGTTCGTCTACCTCTGCACGAACGCGCTGCTGATGGAAAAGAAGATGGACGACTACCAGCCGAGCCCGTACTTCGTCTGGTCGGTCCACCTCGACGGCGACGCGCAGATGCACGATCACTCGGTGTCGCAGGAAGGCGTGTACGACAAGGCCGTCGCGGCGATCAAGGAAGCGAAGCGCCGCGGCTTCCGCGTGAACATCAACTGCACGCTGTTCAACGATGCGATCCCCGAGCGCGTCGCGAAGTTCTTCGATACGCTCAAGCCGATCGGCGTCGACGGCATCACCGTGTCGCCGGGCTACGCGTACGAGCGCGCACCGGATCAGCAGCACTTCCTGAACCGCGACAAGACGAAGAACCTGTTCCGCGAGATCCTGAAGCGCGGCGAAGGCGGCAAGCGCTGGTCGTTCAGCCAGTCGTCGCTGTTCCTCGACTTCCTGGCCGGCAACCAGACGTACAAGTGCACGCCGTGGGGCAACCCGGCGCGTACGGTGTTCGGCTGGCAGAAGCCGTGCTACCTGGTCGGCGAAGGTTACGTGAAGACCTTCAAGGAACTGATGGAAGACACGAACTGGGACAACTACGGCGTCGGCAACTACGAGAAGTGCGCGGACTGCATGGTCCACTGCGGCTTCGAGGCGACCGCCGTGATGGACACGATGGCGCATCCGCTGAAGGCGTTCGCCGTGAGCCGCAAGGGCATCAAGACCGACGGCCCGTTCGCACCGGACATTCCGATCGACAAGCAGCGTCCGGCCGAGTACGTGTTCTCGCGCCACGTCGAGATCAAGCTCGAGGAAATCCAGCGCGCCGGCAAGGGCAAGCTGCAGAAGCCGGCGAAGCCGGCAGCGGCGGCTTAA
- a CDS encoding TonB-dependent receptor domain-containing protein, translating to MDGLARRADEQTDYSRQQRIVVAPSLTWQPNADTSFTLLGSFQRDPHNNFAGWLPALGTLRPSPTGQIPTHFFAGLPDFDTYDRTQAMIGYAFEHRFDSTWKVRQNVRYTHLDVDFAGAAVNFVAPYLAPGVLNRSLSWSREHVNHLALDNQAEMRVMTGPVEHTVLAGLSYEHAVATMSASGFGAAPPLDTRHPDYGQPFAAPPTGQQTRQTPDRIGVYLQDQVRWDRWVFTLGGREEWSRTTTDDRLHGSSVRQSTRAFTGRAGAVYLFDSGFAPYLSYSTSFEPALGTRFDGQPFTPTKAKQFEVGLRYQSPDQQRMASIAAFDIRQRNVLTADPEHPFFNVQTGEVRSRGIELEGRSRVSAIAST from the coding sequence ATCGACGGCCTCGCGCGCCGCGCGGACGAGCAGACCGACTATTCGCGGCAGCAACGGATCGTCGTCGCGCCGTCGCTGACGTGGCAGCCGAACGCCGATACGAGTTTCACGCTGCTGGGTTCGTTCCAGCGCGATCCGCACAACAACTTCGCGGGCTGGCTGCCGGCCCTCGGCACGCTGCGGCCGAGCCCCACCGGGCAGATTCCGACGCACTTCTTTGCCGGGCTGCCGGATTTCGACACGTACGACCGCACGCAGGCGATGATCGGCTACGCGTTCGAGCATCGTTTCGACTCGACGTGGAAAGTCCGGCAGAACGTGCGTTATACGCATCTCGACGTCGACTTCGCGGGCGCGGCCGTCAATTTCGTCGCGCCCTACCTGGCGCCGGGCGTGCTGAACCGTTCGCTGTCATGGTCGCGCGAGCACGTGAACCATCTCGCGCTCGACAACCAGGCGGAGATGCGCGTGATGACGGGGCCGGTCGAGCATACGGTGCTGGCCGGGCTGTCTTACGAGCATGCGGTCGCGACGATGAGCGCGTCCGGCTTCGGCGCGGCGCCGCCGCTCGATACGCGCCATCCGGACTACGGGCAGCCGTTCGCGGCGCCGCCGACCGGGCAGCAGACGCGCCAGACACCCGACCGGATCGGCGTCTACCTGCAGGACCAGGTGCGCTGGGATCGCTGGGTCTTCACGCTCGGCGGGCGCGAGGAATGGTCGCGCACGACGACCGACGACCGGCTGCACGGGAGCTCGGTGCGGCAGAGCACGCGTGCGTTCACCGGGCGCGCGGGCGCCGTTTATCTGTTCGACAGCGGCTTCGCGCCGTACCTGAGCTATTCGACGTCGTTCGAGCCGGCGCTCGGCACGCGCTTCGACGGCCAGCCGTTTACGCCGACGAAGGCGAAGCAGTTCGAGGTCGGGCTGCGCTACCAGTCGCCGGACCAGCAGCGGATGGCGTCGATCGCCGCGTTCGACATTCGCCAGCGCAATGTGCTGACCGCCGATCCCGAGCATCCGTTCTTCAACGTGCAGACGGGCGAGGTGCGCTCGCGCGGGATCGAGCTGGAAGGGCGTTCGCGCGTCTCGGCAATCGCGTCGACGTGA
- a CDS encoding TonB-dependent siderophore receptor: protein MVQRYVGRRARPGFTLPRAALRRMPGWVAAFAYAASAPAAAFAQNAADAADPQVLKPIVVDGRRETGVGPVRGIAADVSRTGTKTDTAIVEVPQGLSVVTREQMDRQDVHSVGDSLRYTPGTYADSRPGGVLESVFLRGFGGFAAAAINPQMLDGLPLPKGVNWAASVVDPWTLERIDVLRGPASVLYGQASPGGIVDMVSKRPTRDAQHLLAVQTGNRDRGQLAFDFSGPATQDGRGATGSTASRAARTSRPTIRGSNGSSSRRR from the coding sequence ATGGTTCAACGATATGTCGGCCGCCGCGCGCGGCCAGGATTCACGTTGCCGCGTGCGGCGCTCAGGCGGATGCCGGGCTGGGTGGCGGCGTTCGCGTACGCCGCGTCCGCGCCGGCCGCCGCGTTCGCACAGAATGCGGCCGATGCTGCCGACCCGCAGGTGCTCAAGCCGATCGTCGTCGACGGGCGGCGCGAGACGGGCGTCGGCCCCGTGCGAGGCATCGCGGCCGACGTGTCGCGCACGGGCACCAAGACCGACACGGCGATCGTCGAGGTGCCGCAGGGGCTGTCGGTCGTCACGCGCGAACAGATGGACCGGCAGGACGTGCACAGCGTCGGCGACAGCCTGCGCTACACGCCGGGCACGTACGCGGACTCGCGCCCCGGCGGCGTGCTCGAGAGCGTGTTCCTGCGCGGCTTCGGCGGCTTCGCGGCGGCGGCGATCAATCCGCAGATGCTCGACGGCCTGCCGTTGCCGAAAGGCGTGAACTGGGCCGCGAGCGTCGTCGATCCGTGGACGCTCGAACGCATCGACGTATTGCGCGGCCCGGCGTCGGTGCTGTACGGGCAGGCGAGCCCCGGCGGCATCGTCGACATGGTCAGCAAGCGGCCGACGCGCGACGCGCAGCACCTGCTCGCCGTGCAGACCGGCAACCGCGATCGCGGGCAGCTTGCGTTCGATTTCAGCGGGCCCGCGACGCAGGACGGCCGTGGCGCTACCGGATCGACGGCCTCGCGCGCCGCGCGGACGAGCAGACCGACTATTCGCGGCAGCAACGGATCGTCGTCGCGCCGTCGCTGA